Proteins from a genomic interval of Nostoc sp. TCL240-02:
- a CDS encoding Uma2 family endonuclease: protein MTTLLIQTESTPLTVNFPWLVQMTNEQFYEFCQANGDLRIERTANGEVIIMPPAFSDTGNRNFNIAAQLGNWTEQDGTGIGFDSSTGFTLPNGAMRSPDASWIQLERWNVLTDLQKASFAPICPSFVIELRSSSDRLSKLQEKMQEYIDNGTSLGWLIDRQNRKVYIYRPNREVEILDNPEAVMGNPELPGFILRMGKIW, encoded by the coding sequence ATGACCACGTTGCTAATCCAAACTGAAAGCACACCCCTAACGGTAAATTTCCCCTGGCTTGTGCAGATGACAAATGAGCAGTTCTATGAATTTTGTCAAGCTAATGGAGATTTGCGAATTGAGCGTACTGCCAATGGGGAAGTTATCATCATGCCACCAGCTTTTTCAGATACGGGCAACCGTAACTTTAACATTGCTGCACAGCTTGGGAATTGGACTGAACAAGATGGCACTGGCATAGGCTTTGACTCCAGTACAGGTTTTACACTACCTAATGGAGCGATGCGTTCCCCTGATGCTTCTTGGATTCAACTGGAGCGCTGGAACGTCTTAACAGATTTACAAAAAGCTTCATTTGCACCAATTTGTCCCAGCTTTGTAATTGAGTTACGCTCATCCAGCGATCGCCTGAGCAAATTACAAGAGAAAATGCAGGAGTATATTGATAACGGTACATCACTAGGCTGGTTAATTGATCGGCAGAATCGAAAAGTCTACATTTACCGTCCTAATCGAGAAGTTGAGATTTTGGATAATCCTGAAGCAGTTATGGGGAATCCAGAATTACCCGGATTTATCCTACGGATGGGCAAAATTTGGTAA
- a CDS encoding shikimate kinase: protein MGSLLQGVNLYLIGMMGVGKTTIGPLLAKHLGYGFLDLDGVIAKATGKSINQLFAEEGEAGFRQIESDVLSQVCAFTKLTIATGGGIVLRRENWGYLHHGLIVWIDVPVELIYKRLAEDTTRPLLQDSDLKVKLRSLLEQRTPLYSQADLHIIVQEGDTPEDIAKRILEAIPGVLKPQASH from the coding sequence GTGGGCAGTTTATTACAAGGAGTCAACCTGTACTTAATTGGTATGATGGGCGTTGGTAAGACGACAATAGGGCCCTTACTAGCAAAGCATCTGGGTTATGGGTTTCTGGATCTTGATGGTGTCATTGCCAAAGCAACAGGTAAATCTATCAATCAGTTATTTGCTGAAGAAGGTGAAGCAGGGTTTCGCCAAATAGAAAGTGATGTACTTTCACAAGTTTGTGCTTTTACAAAATTGACTATAGCGACCGGTGGGGGCATTGTATTACGGCGAGAAAACTGGGGATACTTGCACCACGGTTTGATAGTGTGGATAGATGTGCCAGTTGAACTCATTTATAAGCGTTTAGCTGAGGATACCACCAGACCACTGTTGCAAGATTCTGACCTCAAGGTTAAATTGCGATCGCTCCTCGAACAACGAACACCACTTTACTCTCAAGCCGATTTGCACATCATCGTGCAAGAGGGAGATACGCCTGAAGACATTGCCAAGCGAATACTTGAGGCAATTCCTGGCGTACTCAAACCACAAGCTTCTCATTAA
- a CDS encoding EF-hand domain-containing protein gives MTTEQELQSLFNTLDSDRDGKVSINDLFLSPGLSAIISSETNTSSPQELLVNYDSDKDGSITFEELKEAVEKANNLN, from the coding sequence ATGACAACCGAGCAAGAGCTTCAATCTCTTTTTAATACCTTAGATAGTGATCGAGACGGCAAAGTCTCCATTAACGATCTTTTTTTAAGTCCTGGCTTAAGTGCAATCATCTCATCAGAAACAAATACCAGTAGTCCCCAGGAATTATTAGTAAATTATGATTCAGACAAAGACGGTAGTATTACTTTTGAAGAGTTAAAGGAAGCTGTTGAAAAAGCAAATAATTTAAACTAG
- the argB gene encoding acetylglutamate kinase, which yields MTVNDSEYIRQTEATRVRVLSEALPYIQQFAGRTVVVKYGGAAMKDTALKDKVIRDIVFLSCVGLRPIVVHGGGPEINSWLDKLGIEPQFKNGLRVTDAATMDVVEMVLVGRVNKEIVALINQAGGLAVGLCGKDGNLFTARPQGQEDIGFVGEVSNVNIKILETLASNGYIPVVSSVAADETGQAYNINADTVAGEIAAALGAEKLILLTDTSGILKDYKDQSTLIPKVDIREARELIVNGIVTGGMIPKVNCCVRSLAQGVRAAHIIDGRIPHALLLEIFTDVGIGTMILGSQFTS from the coding sequence ATGACGGTCAACGATTCTGAATACATTAGACAAACTGAAGCCACTCGTGTGCGTGTACTAAGCGAAGCACTACCTTATATTCAACAATTTGCCGGTCGCACTGTTGTTGTCAAATATGGTGGTGCAGCGATGAAAGATACCGCACTCAAAGACAAAGTTATCCGCGACATTGTATTTTTATCTTGCGTGGGCTTGCGTCCAATTGTAGTCCACGGCGGTGGCCCAGAAATTAACAGTTGGTTAGATAAGCTGGGAATCGAACCACAATTTAAGAATGGTTTGCGAGTCACTGATGCCGCCACAATGGATGTAGTGGAAATGGTTTTAGTTGGTCGAGTTAATAAAGAAATTGTTGCCCTAATTAACCAAGCTGGTGGATTGGCTGTAGGACTTTGCGGTAAAGACGGTAATCTATTTACAGCCCGTCCCCAAGGTCAAGAAGACATCGGTTTTGTGGGGGAAGTCAGCAATGTTAATATCAAGATTTTAGAAACCCTCGCTAGCAATGGCTATATTCCGGTAGTGTCTAGCGTCGCCGCAGACGAGACAGGGCAAGCTTATAATATTAATGCCGATACTGTAGCTGGAGAAATTGCTGCGGCACTAGGAGCAGAAAAGTTAATTTTACTGACCGACACCAGTGGAATTTTAAAAGATTACAAAGACCAATCTACCTTGATTCCGAAAGTAGATATCCGCGAAGCCCGCGAGTTAATTGTGAATGGGATTGTTACCGGTGGGATGATTCCCAAAGTTAATTGTTGTGTGCGATCGCTTGCTCAAGGAGTCCGTGCTGCACACATCATCGATGGTCGCATTCCCCACGCCCTGTTACTAGAAATCTTTACTGATGTTGGGATTGGGACGATGATTTTGGGTTCGCAATTTACCTCTTGA
- a CDS encoding pentapeptide repeat-containing protein, translating to MDIEEFFSRLDTGEKDFSGVDLSGAVLSEVDLSGINLSGADLSGAILCKTKLWGTDLRDANLSGADLRGADLRVTRMEGVNLENANLLEVNWRGAEKYGTYFYNTVMPDGELLTEPNIYG from the coding sequence ATGGATATTGAAGAGTTTTTCAGTCGTTTAGATACTGGGGAAAAGGATTTTTCAGGAGTCGATCTCAGTGGTGCAGTCCTAAGCGAAGTTGACTTGTCTGGCATTAATCTCAGTGGTGCTGATTTGAGTGGGGCGATCCTCTGTAAAACTAAGTTATGGGGTACTGATTTAAGAGACGCTAATCTGAGCGGTGCTGATTTACGTGGTGCTGATTTGAGAGTTACTCGTATGGAAGGCGTTAATCTTGAAAATGCTAACTTATTGGAAGTTAACTGGCGCGGTGCAGAAAAGTATGGGACTTATTTTTACAATACGGTTATGCCAGATGGTGAACTCCTAACAGAGCCAAACATCTATGGCTGA